A genomic segment from Candidatus Viadribacter manganicus encodes:
- a CDS encoding TetR/AcrR family transcriptional regulator, with amino-acid sequence MDEKSATRDRILQAAMTRIKHYGYGKTTMAEIAADCDMSPGNIYRFFEAKIDIAEAMARKHYAEEHTAMAQVGRRKDWPADKRLKEMLLKRMRENFQMFSDNAKILEVAEVLARERPVFMNELIALERVGITAVIQEGMDAGIFAKGDAEFMAEMLQAATVKFGIPQLISRLTLQKLEREFDGVMSLVLQGLYARADAPAAKARAKQDATT; translated from the coding sequence ATGGACGAAAAATCCGCTACCCGCGACCGCATCCTCCAGGCCGCGATGACCCGCATCAAGCATTACGGTTATGGTAAAACAACCATGGCCGAGATCGCTGCCGATTGCGACATGTCGCCTGGCAACATCTACCGCTTCTTCGAGGCGAAGATCGACATCGCCGAGGCGATGGCGCGCAAGCACTACGCTGAAGAGCACACGGCTATGGCGCAGGTTGGCCGCCGCAAGGATTGGCCAGCCGACAAGCGTTTGAAAGAAATGCTGCTGAAGCGGATGCGCGAGAACTTCCAAATGTTCTCGGACAACGCGAAAATCCTGGAGGTCGCGGAGGTTTTGGCCCGTGAACGCCCTGTTTTCATGAATGAATTGATTGCACTTGAGCGCGTGGGGATCACTGCGGTGATTCAAGAGGGCATGGACGCCGGCATCTTCGCTAAAGGAGATGCCGAGTTCATGGCCGAGATGCTGCAGGCCGCGACGGTGAAGTTCGGCATCCCCCAGCTGATCTCGCGCCTGACGCTGCAAAAGCTTGAGCGCGAATTCGACGGCGTGATGAGCCTTGTGCTTCAGGGGCTCTATGCACGCGCCGACGCGCCGGCGGCAAAGGCCCGCGCCAAGCAGGACGCAACGACGTAA
- the tsaD gene encoding tRNA (adenosine(37)-N6)-threonylcarbamoyltransferase complex transferase subunit TsaD yields the protein MNPLTVLGIESSCDETAAAVLRLDENGPHVISDVVRGQAAQHAPYRGVVPEIAARAHVEVLDGTIAAAMADARLGFAELDGIAATAGPGLIGGVMVGLLAGKAIALAHDKPLIAVNHLEGHALSPRLAQGGATFPYLLLLVSGGHCQFIAVLDVGVYRRYGSTMDDALGEAFDKLAKLLNLGFPGGPLVESAAENGDSKRFALPRPLLGREGCDFSFAGLKTACARAVERLGVLTDQDKADLCASFQAAVLDIVEDRTRNAMRMFDSVWGAKGRLVAAGGVAANQAIRSRLEALGEDRGYDFIAPPLRWCTDNAAMIALAGAERLRLGFSDDLSFPARPRWPLDEEAARLRPSHQAGRKGAKA from the coding sequence ATGAATCCACTCACTGTCCTTGGCATCGAATCCAGCTGCGATGAAACCGCGGCGGCGGTGCTGCGCCTCGATGAGAACGGCCCCCACGTCATCTCGGACGTGGTGCGCGGTCAGGCGGCTCAGCACGCGCCGTATCGGGGCGTGGTCCCCGAAATCGCGGCTCGCGCACACGTTGAGGTTCTCGACGGGACGATCGCCGCGGCCATGGCCGATGCAAGGCTCGGTTTTGCTGAACTGGATGGAATTGCAGCCACCGCCGGGCCTGGCCTCATCGGCGGCGTCATGGTCGGGCTCCTGGCTGGCAAAGCCATCGCGCTGGCGCACGACAAGCCGCTCATCGCGGTGAACCACCTTGAAGGGCACGCGCTTAGCCCACGCCTCGCCCAGGGCGGGGCGACGTTCCCGTATCTCTTGCTTTTGGTGAGCGGTGGGCACTGCCAGTTCATCGCCGTGCTCGATGTTGGCGTGTATCGTCGCTACGGCTCGACGATGGATGATGCGCTCGGCGAAGCGTTCGACAAGCTCGCCAAGCTTCTCAATCTTGGCTTTCCGGGCGGACCCCTCGTTGAAAGCGCCGCTGAAAACGGTGATTCCAAGCGGTTCGCGCTGCCACGCCCGCTACTCGGCCGCGAAGGCTGCGACTTCTCTTTTGCAGGATTGAAAACCGCCTGCGCGCGCGCGGTTGAGCGACTTGGGGTGCTCACCGATCAAGACAAGGCAGATCTCTGCGCCAGCTTTCAAGCCGCCGTGCTCGACATCGTCGAGGACCGTACGCGCAACGCGATGCGGATGTTCGATAGTGTGTGGGGGGCGAAAGGGCGGCTGGTGGCGGCGGGAGGTGTTGCTGCGAACCAGGCGATCCGAAGCCGTTTGGAGGCTCTGGGGGAGGATCGCGGCTACGATTTCATAGCTCCGCCGCTTCGCTGGTGCACAGACAATGCGGCCATGATTGCTCTGGCGGGCGCTGAAAGGTTGCGGCTGGGATTCAGTGACGACCTGTCATTTCCAGCCCGGCCGCGTTGGCCGCTGGATGAGGAGGCCGCCCGCTTGCGCCCCAGCCATCAGGCGGGGCGCAAGGGAGCAAAGGCTTAG
- the hemC gene encoding hydroxymethylbilane synthase, translated as MSAPLFRIGARGSKLSLAQTGQTRARLATTLGLAEDVFEIVPIVTSGDRIQDRRLIEAGGKGLFTKELDHALLERRIDFAVHSLKDLPTRLPDGIVLACVPEREDPRDAFVSLKAKSLADLPAGARVGTASLRRQAQVLFARRDLIVSTLRGNVDTRLAKLEAGEADATYLAFAGLKRMGLADRVASLVDPEEAPPAACQGAIAITGRTDDARVRDALARCENTNARIEIEAERAFLDALDGSCRTPIAALARVDGAKMSLIGETLRPDGALRWRRVETIAIGADAIGAAQALGAKLGLEIRDEAGDAIVLDA; from the coding sequence ATGAGTGCTCCGCTTTTCCGCATCGGCGCGCGCGGTTCGAAACTGTCGCTGGCGCAAACCGGTCAGACTCGCGCGCGGCTGGCGACGACGCTGGGCTTGGCGGAAGATGTGTTCGAGATCGTGCCCATCGTCACCAGCGGCGACCGCATTCAAGATCGCAGGCTGATCGAGGCCGGCGGCAAGGGTCTCTTCACAAAGGAGCTGGACCACGCACTGCTCGAACGCCGCATCGATTTTGCGGTTCACTCACTAAAGGATCTGCCGACACGTTTGCCGGATGGCATCGTGCTGGCGTGCGTGCCGGAGCGCGAAGATCCGCGCGATGCGTTTGTGAGCTTAAAAGCAAAGTCGCTGGCGGATTTGCCGGCAGGCGCGCGCGTGGGAACGGCGAGTTTGCGGCGTCAAGCGCAGGTCTTGTTTGCAAGGCGCGATCTCATCGTTTCGACGCTGCGCGGCAATGTCGATACACGGCTGGCGAAGCTTGAAGCCGGAGAGGCGGATGCCACTTATTTGGCGTTCGCCGGCCTGAAGCGGATGGGCTTGGCGGATCGTGTCGCGAGCCTAGTCGATCCAGAAGAAGCGCCGCCCGCCGCTTGCCAGGGCGCGATTGCAATTACGGGGCGCACCGATGATGCTCGCGTACGCGATGCACTGGCCCGCTGCGAGAATACGAACGCGCGCATCGAGATTGAGGCCGAACGCGCGTTTCTTGATGCACTCGATGGATCGTGCCGCACGCCAATCGCGGCACTGGCGCGGGTCGATGGCGCGAAGATGTCGCTCATTGGTGAAACACTGCGTCCTGACGGCGCGCTGCGCTGGCGGCGTGTTGAGACCATTGCAATAGGCGCCGACGCGATTGGGGCGGCGCAAGCCCTTGGCGCGAAGCTTGGCCTGGAAATCCGAGACGAAGCGGGCGACGCGATCGTGTTGGATGCATGA
- a CDS encoding uroporphyrinogen-III synthase translates to MTLRVAITRAEPEASRTAERVRARGAEAVLAPLLTIVACGYDTNSEGAQAIIFTSTNGVHAFPDTRGARDRTILTVGDATAEAARAAGFTDVRSADGDVAALAALAKRELDPGKGKLIHIAGDHVAGDLGGELRAAGFQIERRLAYASVARQNLPEALLQPLDVILFHSARAAETFVALGAPNATTLTAGCLSATIAAAAGRTSWERIVTAIRPREDALLTATVGG, encoded by the coding sequence ATGACGCTGCGCGTCGCCATCACGCGTGCTGAGCCGGAGGCATCACGGACGGCTGAGCGCGTGCGCGCGCGTGGTGCGGAAGCAGTGCTTGCACCTTTGCTCACCATCGTGGCCTGCGGTTACGACACCAACTCCGAAGGCGCGCAGGCGATTATCTTCACCAGCACGAATGGCGTGCACGCGTTTCCGGACACCCGAGGCGCGCGCGACCGCACGATCCTCACGGTCGGCGATGCGACAGCGGAAGCTGCGCGCGCGGCGGGGTTCACCGACGTACGTTCGGCGGATGGCGATGTCGCCGCGTTGGCGGCGCTAGCGAAACGCGAGCTCGATCCCGGCAAGGGCAAGCTGATCCACATCGCCGGCGATCATGTGGCCGGCGACCTTGGCGGCGAGTTGCGCGCGGCTGGGTTTCAAATCGAGCGACGGCTGGCCTACGCATCGGTGGCGCGGCAGAACCTGCCGGAGGCGCTGCTTCAGCCGCTCGACGTCATTCTTTTCCACAGCGCCCGAGCGGCCGAGACATTCGTGGCGCTCGGCGCGCCGAACGCCACGACGCTTACCGCGGGGTGCCTCAGCGCCACGATTGCTGCCGCTGCCGGAAGAACGTCCTGGGAACGCATCGTTACAGCCATACGGCCGCGCGAAGACGCTCTCCTGACGGCCACAGTCGGGGGGTAA